One Aegilops tauschii subsp. strangulata cultivar AL8/78 chromosome 7, Aet v6.0, whole genome shotgun sequence genomic window carries:
- the LOC120968079 gene encoding probable non-specific lipid-transfer protein 2, with protein MGNNKAAVCVLALVLCGLLATDTAAAGCDASALSPCMGAIMLGGAVTPGCCARLRAQRACLCQYARDPSYRGYVNSPRAQSVVAACGLPRPKC; from the coding sequence ATGGGCAACAACAAGGCCGCGGTCTGCGTGCTGGCGCTCGTCCTGTGCGGCCTGCTCGCcacggacacggcggcggcggggtgcgacGCGAGCGCGCTGAGCCCGTGCATGGGCGCCATCATGCTGGGCGGGGCGGTGACGCCGGGGTGCTGCGCGCGGCTGCGCGCCCAGCGGGCGTGCCTGTGCCAGTACGCGCGCGACCCATCGTACCGCGGCTACGTCAACAGCCCGAGGGCGCAGAGCGTCGTCGCCGCGTGCGGCCTCCCCAGGCCCAAGTGCTGA